DNA from Plasmodium yoelii strain 17X genome assembly, chromosome: 13:
TAAAGGCAAAATTTTGGAAACTATGCttaacaaatttttaatatgttccttaaaattatgattaaaatttttacaaAGAAGATTAATGTAAGAACTAATTGAATTCATTTCCTCTATAGAATCATAATTTGatttttctataaaatttttaaaattatgatttattgtatttaaaaaatattctcCATCATCACCTAATTTACtttgtgtatataaaaataataataaatttggaCTAAAATTTTTAGAAACTTCTTTGTCTTTATCTATTTTAGAATCATGTAAcatccattttatttttgatatcaAATTGTTTATTGATTGgatattactattattaatattgttattaaatgaatttttaaataatatatcagtatttatattaaataattctaaAATATTGCATAAACAGCATGTTAAATATTTACAGGACGAAGTTAttctataaaaatttaaaaacattaaGCTTGTtctttcaatatttttatttacaaatgtattaaaatcatttatattatattctgATTTACCacttttttgtatattttcaattaaaaaattttttaatatctcACTATATAAagaattgttattttttaaataaacaattttaCTATTTGTGTTTGAAATTTGCATACTGTTAATACTGTTACAAACGTTTCGTATCAAGTTTAGATCTAAAGTATTTTTAAATCTTAGTATATTTattaggaaaaaaaaatataggcATTTCAATTCAACCATATCATATTCTAAATGACTTACATTATTACTAATTCCATTATTTTCCTCTTTTTGTGaatctattattttttcattttctactTCCCATTTTTCACTTATATTATAtccattatatattttttccaaatCTTCAACACTTTTTCtgttttcatttaatttgtaaaaaCAGTCCTTAAAACTGGATGGCTCCAACTTTAAGACTCGATTATTAATACTCACTTCAATAACATCCTTTGTGTTaaatactttatttttataaacacttatactcattttttttactatattattatttcttaaaaaggtggaaaaaaaatatatatttttatttcgcTTGCTGATTATATAAACTGATAATAAGTTGGAAGGAGGCATATAACGCATTCCTACGCCCTCAGAAAATtgggaaaataaaattaaaataggAAAAATAGCATTAAAACTGGAAAAATAAGATTAACAGTTGAATAAATGAATGGATAAGCGGACCCCtgaataaaacataaatcaATAGGCTACTCTGAAGTTGCTATTTTGAGTTTGCTATTTTGAGTTTGGTGCTTTTTGCCCACAACACCATGGATTTTGGAATCGACATATATTTAAGCTAAGAAAATATGTTTACACATATTTGTACtaaaatatagattataTATCCTTTAATATGGAAAATGAGAACTTTAAAAGATACTTAAgataaatagttatatatatatatgtacatataataGTGTATCCAATGTACTATTGCTTATACTTTTAATACATAATTATTAGGCGCAAAAATGTTTCATAGATTTTATGTATCCTGctacttttttaatttattagcaatcgaaaaaaaatcaaataaaaatattcccaAAATTCCATGTaaataaaaggaaaaagtaaaaaaataaaaaaataaataaatgaataaaggGAGCTATATATcaagtataaaaaaatgtttatgaaaataaagttaaaaaatattatactaataataatattaaaggATGATGAAAAGGTTTCATGgcacaaataaaaatattagtgCATAATACAGGTACTAgtatttatcaaaaaattgATTCTTTATTacttattattatatatatttattctgcattattttataattagtATCCTTGAATTTTTgctactattttttttttttaacaattttttaatattatttttcctaATAATTTGTAAATAAACAAAGTAGTGTTATAtccatatattatatataattatgtatacatatataactaaatatttttttttttttttttttgtccaTATTTTGCATGTTGTTTTGTAAATTCGTTAAATCATTTCTTTTCTTAGTACAACAAATATACtagtcattttttttgttctttatcgtacaattttttaatataaaaaaagaaaaaaaaaaaaacaaggaacaaatagaaaaatataaaaatataaataaaaaaatataaaaatataaaaatacaaatataaaaatataaaaatacaaaatgatTTTTAAGAAAGTGTCAATTGATTCCTCTTTGCTGAAAaggtaataaaaaaatatcaactattatatgatatagaaatatcatatatttaaattatatggaTATAGGCAATTATATTTGGTTCCAATGTGATTTCCAAGctatatgaaataaaagattttgaaacaatttatattttcaaatgaTTGTACTAATTTTTCCTTTGTGGTTATACAccttatataattattcttCTCTataattacataaatttatctTCTTATTTTTAGATTGAGTAAAGAAGGGTTAGTATCCATTGAAGTTGCCAAAGCTAGCGATGTAAAGATATTAAACAAAGACAATGTGGAAAATAGTACAAACAAAAATAGGGatttgaaaaagaaaaaaaataataataaactcAGTAAAgttacaaaaaaaacaattacaaagaaggaaaaaaaaacaaaaaaaaaaaacataaaaaaaaacaataataatgatagtgACAGTGATAAGGCAAGCAAATCTGTAAAACCGAATGAAACATTTAAGACGATTGAGGATGACCATAAGGATCGCACAAAGACTAAAAtagaagtaaaaaaaaaaagaaaaaaagtgcgagggaaaaaaaaaaataaagtaaaaataaaaataaataaagataaaaataaaagtgaaaATTCATCtggaaaaaaagaaaatgatgtaGAACCccaaaattatgataaaaatatgagtAAGCAAAGTAACGAAGAAAATAACATAAAAGAGGTtgaacaaaaaaagaaaaaaatatttgatatagaacaaattataaaaaatgaagaaaattttaaaaatataaaagaaataaaatataaaatacattgttctaaatggaataaaaataacgaaTTGAATATATCTCATAATATAATCAAATCATTATatgatcataatttttatagtCCTAGAGAAATACAAAGTAAAACATTGCAACATtctataaatgaaaaaaaagatataattGTTGTATCAAAAACGGGAACAGGAAAAACGCTAACCTTTTGTTTGCCTATATTAAGCaatatattacaaaataaGTTAAAAGAATTTCATAccaaaaataacaaaataaataatagcgaaaaaaaagcaaataaaaaaacagataaaaaaacaaataaaaaaacaggACAAAAATTTAGATGCCTAGTATTAGTCCCAACACGTGAATTAGCTGTTCAAATCTTAAATCATTTTaattatgttaataaatatattaacatatatattataacaattATAGGAGgcttaaatattaataaacaaCTAAGACTAATATCAAAGAAACcagaaattattatttgcacTCCTGGTcgattaaaatattttttacaattagaagataaaattaattatttatataacatGAAAAATGTAAGATATTTTGTTTGTGATGAAGTAGACAAAATGATTGAAACATCTTTTATAAATGATATCCATTTTATTTCaaaacatttatataaatgtgtggatgaaaaaaaaaaatttattcaaacatttttattatcagcAACATTAAGTTTAACAGTTCAATTACATAATGAAAATCTAGCTAAgctattaaattatatttccataagaaaaaataaatcatatataattgatttaacaaatgaaaaagatCATGACCAAAACAAAATTCTaacttttaataataatgatataaattataataattcaaCCTTTTTACCTGACCATTTAACactaaatataattaaatgtgaaaaaaaaattattttacataaactttattatttattaaaattatatattttaaaggaTTTACCAactaataaagaaaataaaattaaaaaaattattatatttctgAATACTATTAAATTAGTAAAAGATGTTAGTACAATATTTAAAtacttattttttgaatCAGGTTTAGAATCATCTTTAcctaataaatataaaacaaatttatctttgtctaaaaaaattaatatatattcaatacattctaaacaaaaattaaaagaaagaATTCAAAGTGTATCCAAATTTACAGAATCAAATAATAGTTCGATTCTTTTTTGTACTGATGTTATGAGTCGAGGAATAGATTTGAATAAATGTGATTTAATTATTCAGCTTAATTGCCCAATTTCAGACATTACTTTTATTCATAGATCTGGTCGAACAGCTAGAAACTTGAAATCAGGTAAGAAAAGGCGGAAAATATCTACACAAAAAACCCCTTCAATAATGTAATGAACATTGCCAAACCTCATACATttgtaataatttataatttttttttaggcGAATGTATTTGTTTTATCACAGATGATGAAATATCTAAGTGGAATATTTCACTCAAAAAAATTGGCTTGAATTTAAAAGATCTTAAAGAATATGAACATGTAAAAACAATaccaaataatgaattttcaaaaataaataaatcaatTGAATATTGTAATGAAATATTAcaattacaaaataaaataaaaactaataaagaaaaatctAATTTAAGTAAACTAGCCAAAGATGCAGAATTATcaaatgatgatgatataaCTTCAGATTCAGATAATCCATTTcctaaaaaaacaaatgaacatatttttaaaaatctATTTCgtttaaaaaaacaattatataatacaCTCTACCATGAATAAATCtcttatttacatttttccttatatattcttatccatatttatattttaaaaaaaatgtgatcATCTTTCAGAAtcacaaaaaattaatttcacatatacatatatattttttttttgtaataattcgttgtttatttttttccatttctaATTCAAATCTTGTATTCTCCCATATAGGtaccaatttttttaatcatattaatatatacacatttttttttttttttttttttcaactatGATTTGTCACAGCAATATAATATCGCTGTTGTAGTAAAACACATTTGTAACATCATTAAAATtgttttcataaaaatatataaataataatctatctaatcaaattatattcacaaaattgttcataatatttgacccataatattttatccataatattttatccataatattttatcCATGTATATGTCAAATTATTTACacaatttattttcttcattttttttaattgtttgaaaaatttaatatataaaataataaaaatatattatatatataacagtCGGgtgagaaaaataaaattatttttttttatcgaaATATTCATTTTAGTTAGTTTTACCAATTTAGgtcatttttttctctatGGCAAAATTTTTTAGTATCACAAAAGTAGTTCTTTTTTGGTGAGTCATTGAACCTACCACTTATGAGCCTTTCTTAacttgatttaaaaaaataagaacaAAAATAAGaacaaaaataacaaaaataagaataaaataagAATACTGTTTATGAGCCTAAAAAAGGAGGGGGTAGTATCTCATAATGCAATACCCATTCTTAGTACAAAAAAATGGCCACTTTGATTACCCGtagatttaataaatataatataccccgtgtaataaataatacaaaagttcacaaaatatatagagaAACAAATAAACGACATGAAGATGATTTATTCAAAATCTATAACAAAGAGTTGGTAGCATTCCCATATGAAgaagataaatataatgaattgctaaatataaaagtgaataaagaaaatagaaatatagccgatttttattttaatccaaatatatatataaatgtacataataataaaataaaaaatttagagTTCTCTGATTTTGATCTTGAAAATGTGGATAAATATTTCTTATTTGAAAAAGAATATTTAGATACTTATTTTCCTGAAGGTTTAGCAGGAGAAATACCAAAAGATATTTTAATGCACAATActgataatgataattttgatctatttttaaataaaataaaaaaagaatctGTTAATACATCTAATTCATTGATACCACAAAAACACAACTTTGAACATCTGAAAGGTGTAGGAATACTTTACAGAAAATTGACACatgaaattataaatgaATTGAGAATTTGtgaacaaaattataaaatatctaATAAACGAgaatcatataatttagataaatattttttaaataatcaaaatgttgatgtatattatgataatacaaaaaatgttacCAATCCtacttatataaataatgatgaagaaaaaatacaaacatatgataaatcaaaaaacaatatatataaaagtaGATCAATATTAATAGATGGAAAAAGAGGAACAGGAAAAAGTTGTATATTAAACACTGTTGTTTTATGGGCTAAACTCCGTTCTTggattgttatttttattccagatattaaaaaatataaatttgataTAAACACTATTGTTAGAAGTAacacaaatttatatatacaaccTGAATTAAGTAAAGAATTTctggaaaatatattaaaagttaatgaaaaatatttaaaagaaataaaaatatttaaagatattttatataatacatgTCTAGATGGAacacatttattttacaataaaaaaatttataatgatattataaaaaaaactataGAAGAAGAAATAgctaatgataataattattctaaattaaatgatatagaacaaaatatgtatagacaaaaattatataaattttatcaaGATAATATCAAAATACCCAACATTTTAGATAAATTTCCTATGCCTCAAAATTTagtagaattaataaatataggtattaataattctgcttattcaaatttatgtgtatatatattatttgaacATTTGAAAAAACAAACACAATTCCCTATCTTAATAGCTGTTGAtcaatttaattataatttaagtGTTTCTGAATATTTATctataaattttgaaaatacgAAATATAATGGATATATTCCaacttattattttactatacccaaattattattacaatggAATacttcaaaatataaaagatgtGTTAAAATAGTATCTACTTGTTGGGATAGAGAAAACAGAAGAAATTTCAGACCAGATCTTCttggaataaataaaaaagaaactAAAACTCTTCGAAATTTTACTCTtattgaatttaaaaattatgtttCTCATCTTTTCAATCAAAATGttatatacaattttgaCATTAATAAATTGGAATATTTTTACATGTTAACAGGTTATtctattctttttttttatctttcataaatatctacatatcaatatatataactacaaaaataaaacacatATTTAACCCTTTCCCATTTTTTAGGAGGAAATGGCTTTCAGGCAAGGAAACTTCTAACAACTTTGTACTAattcaaaaataaacatatcaaatttaaatatgctaatctaaaaaaaaaacattttaaaatgaattatcatttttttgtattccacatttttttcatataatctAATTTAGCACACTCTTTATTTGTGCTTACAGTTTTATCGTTCATATGTAaccttgttttttttatttgaaagggatttgtttttttttttttctctttcaaaatattatttgctaccaacaaatttatttaacttataaatgttttaaataagCTCgtgaataatttaaatagttaccataaaaattaaaataaaataaagtgggtaaataataaagtgggtaaataataaagtgggtaaataataaagtgggtaaataataaagtgggtaaataataaagtgggtaaataataaagtgggaaaataataaaatgttaaaagacaaaataataaaatatcgGGCGAGTGAAATGAAATGCCAAACGCATAATTCTCGCCCTCATTAGCTCTGCATCTCCCTCAAGAATTGATGCATATACTGATACGAATATacatagatatatataatactttcaaaatatatttaaacataaataagcgtgtatatatatatgggtGAATGAATTTTTATATCCAAACACAAACGCTCCACAAAAAAATGGCTTGTATATGAAGCGCTggaaatcaaataaaaatgaaattaattaagtaaaaataaataaataataacgtAAAAAAGCAAAATGACAAATTTAAACATAAGATGAATTGACTTTTTATGACCTCAATAaaccaaattaaaaaaaaaaaaaaaaaaaaaaaaaaaattgcaaaGTTGTAAAGTAAAGAAGTTGCAAAGAAATTGTAAAGAAATTCCAAAGAAGTTGCAAAGAAATTCCAAAGAAATTGCAAAAAAATTCAGTTTTATGGTCTATTTttcacacacatatatattttaataaacgAAGAATTTCATATTATGCTAATTTAAAAATCCTCATAATTCCCCTCTAAAAATTCATGTTTCAATAAATCAATCGGAGAAGCCCGACGAGTTGGATCAATTcgtaatatattatataaaaagtcacaaaataaatcatgtttaataatattatataaaggaAGAGATTTTTTGACATGCTTAATTGAATCTATACTTGATGCATTTTCAGGCCAAGCTAATCTTAAATTctttttatctatatatttataaccATTAGTTTTTGTAGCTTCATATAACATCTTTTTAGGTATAGGttctataatattttccataAGTGCTAAATGTTCTAAATGTTCATgagttttaaataataaattaccAGTATATAATTCTGCTAATATACAACCAAAACTCCACATATCACTAGATACATCCCAAcctaaatttaatataacttCTG
Protein-coding regions in this window:
- a CDS encoding ATP-dependent RNA helicase MAK5, putative, whose translation is MIFKKVSIDSSLLKRLSKEGLVSIEVAKASDVKILNKDNVENSTNKNRDLKKKKNNNKLSKVTKKTITKKEKKTKKKNIKKNNNNDSDSDKASKSVKPNETFKTIEDDHKDRTKTKIEVKKKRKKVRGKKKNKVKIKINKDKNKSENSSGKKENDVEPQNYDKNMSKQSNEENNIKEVEQKKKKIFDIEQIIKNEENFKNIKEIKYKIHCSKWNKNNELNISHNIIKSLYDHNFYSPREIQSKTLQHSINEKKDIIVVSKTGTGKTLTFCLPILSNILQNKLKEFHTKNNKINNSEKKANKKTDKKTNKKTGQKFRCLVLVPTRELAVQILNHFNYVNKYINIYIITIIGGLNINKQLRLISKKPEIIICTPGRLKYFLQLEDKINYLYNMKNVRYFVCDEVDKMIETSFINDIHFISKHLYKCVDEKKKFIQTFLLSATLSLTVQLHNENLAKLLNYISIRKNKSYIIDLTNEKDHDQNKILTFNNNDINYNNSTFLPDHLTLNIIKCEKKIILHKLYYLLKLYILKDLPTNKENKIKKIIIFLNTIKLVKDVSTIFKYLFFESGLESSLPNKYKTNLSLSKKINIYSIHSKQKLKERIQSVSKFTESNNSSILFCTDVMSRGIDLNKCDLIIQLNCPISDITFIHRSGRTARNLKSGECICFITDDEISKWNISLKKIGLNLKDLKEYEHVKTIPNNEFSKINKSIEYCNEILQLQNKIKTNKEKSNLSKLAKDAELSNDDDITSDSDNPFPKKTNEHIFKNLFRLKKQLYNTLYHE
- a CDS encoding mitochondrial ribosomal protein S29 precursor, putative: MATLITRRFNKYNIPRVINNTKVHKIYRETNKRHEDDLFKIYNKELVAFPYEEDKYNELLNIKVNKENRNIADFYFNPNIYINVHNNKIKNLEFSDFDLENVDKYFLFEKEYLDTYFPEGLAGEIPKDILMHNTDNDNFDLFLNKIKKESVNTSNSLIPQKHNFEHLKGVGILYRKLTHEIINELRICEQNYKISNKRESYNLDKYFLNNQNVDVYYDNTKNVTNPTYINNDEEKIQTYDKSKNNIYKSRSILIDGKRGTGKSCILNTVVLWAKLRSWIVIFIPDIKKYKFDINTIVRSNTNLYIQPELSKEFLENILKVNEKYLKEIKIFKDILYNTCLDGTHLFYNKKIYNDIIKKTIEEEIANDNNYSKLNDIEQNMYRQKLYKFYQDNIKIPNILDKFPMPQNLVELINIGINNSAYSNLCVYILFEHLKKQTQFPILIAVDQFNYNLSVSEYLSINFENTKYNGYIPTYYFTIPKLLLQWNTSKYKRCVKIVSTCWDRENRRNFRPDLLGINKKETKTLRNFTLIEFKNYVSHLFNQNVIYNFDINKLEYFYMLTGGNGFQARKLLTTLY